A stretch of Carnobacteriaceae bacterium zg-C25 DNA encodes these proteins:
- a CDS encoding ATP-binding cassette domain-containing protein: MSSSAICLENVTFAYDDKVLFDDVSIAIPNHSFTAIIGDNGVGKTTLLNVMLGELPIQSGQVTIGGQPCQKAIKEQQVAYISQQSLQAYQQFPTSIEEVLEVHLAYLNKQSKKMDYLQMVNLLGHQHKKLSELSGGQLQRLGILLALVQDAPILLLDEPTNNIDVHFATELYALLERLVKQGKTIVMVTHHIHHALPYVDYVLEVSSGMCAICDREHYHVHGRVCEC; this comes from the coding sequence ATGAGTAGTAGTGCCATTTGTTTAGAAAATGTGACATTTGCCTATGATGACAAAGTGCTTTTTGATGATGTGAGTATTGCCATACCAAATCATTCATTTACGGCAATCATTGGCGATAATGGTGTGGGTAAAACAACTTTATTGAATGTGATGCTTGGTGAGTTACCGATACAAAGTGGGCAAGTTACCATTGGTGGACAACCGTGTCAAAAGGCGATTAAAGAACAACAAGTTGCCTATATTTCGCAACAAAGTTTACAAGCCTACCAACAATTTCCAACATCGATTGAAGAAGTGTTAGAGGTACATTTAGCCTATTTAAACAAGCAATCTAAAAAGATGGATTATTTACAGATGGTTAATTTACTAGGGCATCAGCACAAAAAATTAAGTGAATTATCTGGTGGACAATTACAACGTCTAGGTATTTTATTAGCCTTAGTACAAGACGCTCCGATTTTATTGTTAGATGAACCGACGAATAACATTGATGTCCATTTCGCAACAGAGTTATACGCTTTATTGGAACGGTTGGTTAAACAAGGTAAAACAATCGTCATGGTCACACACCATATTCATCACGCCTTGCCGTATGTTGATTATGTTTTGGAAGTGTCCAGTGGCATGTGCGCGATATGTGATCGTGAGCATTATCATGTACATGGGAGAGTGTGTGAATGTTAG
- a CDS encoding zinc ABC transporter substrate-binding protein, with translation MKKWLRMIMSFLFVGVLFGCSAATTTSQKTESTNGKKTVYTTFYPVYDLTKRIVGDKMNVSLIIEGNQEAHDFELQPSQMAKIQSADLVVYNGANMETFIDDLKEKVKDESKFLDLSQGLTLLSSGDGVTNDKVSVNPHTWLSVKNAMTQLRTIYEKAVALDVDNKAYYEANLKTALEQFKALDEMFEKELAHVPVDKRYFVVSHAAFNYLAYDYQLKQVAVTGISPDEEPSAQQLKTIADFVKQHGITTIFFEGKATPKVAETLAKNTNTKTSTLYTMESLSKEEMDKGYLELMRHNLKALVESFNE, from the coding sequence ATGAAAAAATGGCTACGCATGATCATGTCTTTTTTATTTGTGGGTGTATTGTTTGGTTGTTCTGCAGCAACTACCACATCACAAAAGACAGAATCTACAAATGGTAAAAAAACAGTCTATACAACGTTTTATCCGGTATATGATTTAACGAAGCGCATTGTTGGAGACAAAATGAATGTGTCGTTAATCATTGAAGGTAATCAAGAGGCGCATGATTTTGAGTTGCAACCGTCACAAATGGCGAAAATTCAAAGTGCGGATTTAGTCGTTTATAACGGCGCCAATATGGAAACGTTTATTGATGATTTAAAAGAAAAAGTGAAAGATGAATCGAAATTTTTAGATTTATCACAAGGTTTAACGTTGCTTTCTAGTGGCGATGGCGTGACGAATGATAAAGTGTCGGTTAATCCGCATACGTGGTTAAGTGTTAAAAACGCAATGACACAATTACGCACCATTTATGAAAAAGCTGTTGCACTTGACGTGGACAATAAAGCGTATTATGAAGCAAATTTAAAAACGGCATTAGAGCAATTTAAAGCGTTGGACGAAATGTTTGAAAAAGAATTGGCGCATGTGCCAGTGGATAAACGCTATTTTGTTGTATCGCATGCAGCGTTTAATTATTTAGCGTACGATTATCAGTTAAAACAAGTGGCAGTGACGGGGATTTCACCAGATGAGGAACCGAGTGCACAACAGTTAAAAACAATTGCCGATTTTGTCAAACAACATGGTATTACAACAATTTTCTTTGAAGGAAAAGCGACACCAAAAGTGGCTGAAACGTTGGCAAAAAATACAAATACGAAAACCTCAACTTTATATACGATGGAAAGTCTATCTAAAGAAGAGATGGATAAAGGGTATTTAGAATTGATGCGTCACAATTTAAAAGCATTGGTGGAATCGTTCAATGAGTAG
- a CDS encoding pneumococcal-type histidine triad protein produces the protein MKKSVAAIVAVLAAGVCAVQLGTTISAPTVSTSTTAKSSKNQVVETTALKQQLVKDNTTQVLVDQEVKGEDVVKIVQHGDHWHVHTRDGREVITYTDPNQNNGAVLEMVSVVSLDELKNMDVVSVALHGDHWHVHTRDGKEYVTYRDPSALFSNVTVNPYAPHPVHVHHSAAATAQAPKIDVVRIAKHGDHYHLYTRDGKEAVVYSDPRHLYPNAEYNEYGGGHHDHDETPVLAVKHGDHWHLYADLAGTDEIGSTHDNPKIKYPNIKVVEEHHDHEHHHHHDETPVLAVKHGDHWHLYADLEGKDEIGSTHDDPKIKYPNIKVVEEHHNHEHHDHENHENETPVLAVKHGDHWHLYADLAGTDEIGETHDDPKIKYPNIKVVEEHHNGEGDHHQFAFDPKDIVSEDTEGYVVRHGDHFHYIYKKDLPVDFVKPHEKEKSEEPTKLPDNLEEKINYIIAAYGVPREAIKVHNGYFVFNEPTHEYDPSHIHPYAIPVDKLKVPVMTDDKEADFENEWLSIAERMGVSPEQLEIKDGYFVISHGDHSHYVKIMSGGEKEYFKNKLPDIVGAFVRGDLDKDVVINKAQELEKQAENTYKDDPKQLRRIKTALRQFKEKVALGGNSTQGYLDMLAAFEKQYILLNKEEALSAEDQALAQKHSELVDKINRLNLSRFSITKENLLDKLYKVSESKNLQRLNDLDLYINGFNDLRARPGITGLQFLDYLLAHVDDKELSYDTRESVSNAIYESYEASIMNRKSIFSIFHLIADAKDAIRLSHEKPEETNHTKTGPKYARLDEPFEWRVPSVREDAKRFVEDVRGLIGPTDPTPTPSNFKEKPVSVTPKPNTAVNRVEEDTTNRAVSETPNSSEEVSTSDTPEVSTSEMPEGSSETEEKESRDVTSEMNNKETESEDSDVVRVVNPTSEEVEGNSTQAHH, from the coding sequence ATGAAAAAATCAGTTGCTGCAATTGTGGCAGTTTTGGCAGCCGGTGTGTGTGCAGTTCAATTGGGAACAACGATATCGGCGCCAACAGTATCAACGTCAACAACCGCTAAATCATCAAAAAATCAAGTGGTTGAAACAACGGCTTTAAAACAACAGTTGGTCAAAGATAATACGACGCAAGTGTTAGTCGATCAAGAAGTTAAGGGCGAAGATGTTGTTAAAATTGTACAACATGGGGACCATTGGCATGTGCATACACGAGATGGTCGAGAAGTGATTACGTATACTGATCCAAATCAAAATAATGGTGCCGTATTAGAAATGGTGAGCGTGGTTTCGCTAGATGAATTGAAAAATATGGACGTTGTTTCGGTTGCTTTGCATGGGGACCATTGGCACGTGCATACACGAGATGGAAAAGAGTATGTAACGTATCGTGATCCATCTGCTTTGTTTAGCAATGTGACGGTTAATCCATATGCGCCACATCCGGTGCATGTTCATCATAGTGCAGCAGCTACCGCTCAAGCGCCTAAAATAGATGTTGTGCGTATTGCAAAACATGGCGATCATTACCATTTGTATACACGCGATGGGAAAGAAGCGGTTGTTTATAGCGACCCACGTCATTTGTATCCAAACGCTGAATATAATGAATATGGTGGTGGTCATCACGATCATGATGAGACACCAGTGTTAGCGGTAAAACATGGCGATCATTGGCATTTGTATGCTGATTTAGCAGGTACAGATGAAATTGGTTCAACACATGACAATCCAAAAATTAAATACCCAAACATTAAAGTGGTAGAAGAACACCACGATCATGAGCATCACCATCATCATGACGAGACACCGGTATTAGCGGTAAAACATGGGGATCATTGGCATTTATATGCCGATTTAGAAGGCAAAGATGAAATCGGCTCAACACATGACGATCCAAAAATTAAATACCCAAATATTAAAGTGGTAGAAGAACACCACAATCATGAACACCATGACCACGAAAACCATGAAAATGAAACACCAGTGCTAGCGGTGAAACATGGCGACCATTGGCATTTATATGCTGATTTAGCAGGTACAGATGAAATTGGTGAAACACATGACGATCCAAAAATTAAATACCCAAATATTAAAGTGGTAGAAGAACATCATAATGGAGAGGGTGATCATCATCAATTTGCATTTGACCCAAAAGATATTGTGAGTGAAGATACAGAAGGGTATGTTGTCCGTCACGGAGATCATTTCCATTATATTTACAAAAAAGACCTTCCAGTTGATTTTGTGAAACCTCATGAGAAAGAAAAATCAGAAGAACCAACGAAATTGCCAGATAATTTAGAAGAAAAAATAAATTATATTATAGCGGCGTATGGTGTTCCAAGAGAAGCCATTAAAGTGCATAATGGATACTTTGTATTTAATGAACCAACACATGAATATGATCCGTCTCATATTCATCCGTATGCTATTCCAGTTGATAAATTAAAAGTCCCTGTTATGACAGATGATAAAGAGGCGGATTTTGAAAATGAATGGTTATCTATTGCAGAACGAATGGGTGTTTCTCCGGAACAATTAGAAATTAAAGATGGTTATTTTGTTATTTCACATGGCGATCATAGTCATTATGTAAAAATTATGTCAGGTGGAGAAAAAGAATACTTTAAAAATAAATTGCCAGATATTGTTGGCGCCTTTGTTCGTGGTGATTTAGATAAAGATGTTGTTATCAATAAAGCGCAAGAGCTTGAAAAACAAGCGGAGAATACTTATAAAGATGACCCTAAGCAATTAAGACGTATTAAAACCGCTTTACGTCAGTTTAAAGAAAAAGTTGCTTTAGGTGGTAATTCAACGCAAGGTTATTTAGATATGTTGGCAGCTTTTGAAAAACAATATATTTTGTTAAATAAAGAAGAAGCATTGTCAGCAGAAGACCAAGCATTAGCGCAAAAACATAGTGAGCTTGTTGATAAAATCAATCGATTGAATTTATCAAGATTTTCAATCACAAAAGAAAATCTGTTAGATAAACTTTATAAAGTTAGTGAATCAAAAAATCTGCAACGATTAAATGATTTGGATCTATATATCAATGGATTTAATGATTTGAGAGCAAGACCAGGTATTACTGGATTACAGTTTTTAGATTATTTATTAGCCCATGTAGACGATAAAGAATTGTCTTATGATACAAGAGAATCTGTGTCAAATGCGATTTACGAATCTTATGAAGCAAGTATTATGAATCGCAAATCTATCTTCTCTATTTTCCATTTGATTGCAGACGCTAAAGATGCCATTCGTTTGTCTCATGAAAAACCGGAAGAAACAAATCATACAAAAACGGGTCCAAAATATGCGAGATTAGATGAACCATTTGAGTGGAGAGTACCGTCCGTTCGAGAAGATGCGAAACGTTTTGTAGAAGATGTTAGAGGGTTAATTGGACCAACTGATCCAACACCAACGCCGTCAAATTTCAAAGAAAAACCTGTTTCTGTTACACCAAAACCAAATACGGCAGTGAATCGTGTTGAAGAAGATACTACAAATCGTGCAGTAAGCGAAACACCAAACTCTAGTGAAGAAGTATCAACGTCTGATACGCCAGAAGTATCAACATCTGAAATGCCAGAAGGATCTTCAGAAACGGAAGAAAAAGAATCAAGAGATGTTACATCAGAAATGAACAATAAAGAAACAGAATCTGAGGATAGTGATGTGGTACGTGTGGTCAATCCAACTTCAGAAGAAGTAGAGGGAAACTCGACCCAAGCGCATCATTAA
- a CDS encoding MarR family transcriptional regulator — translation MTTKRENKHPDFKNIIKQIDDFCKKEAIRLELDHLDGPQGEVVCYLFEQQSQVIYQKHIEEHLHIEKSVASRLIKRMEKNQFIRLEQHPTDKRKQCIRLSELGYQKYNRLKEFRNILHETVFANIDKKDLDCVVAVFKQISKNLQEEQHD, via the coding sequence ATGACAACTAAAAGAGAAAATAAACATCCAGATTTTAAAAATATTATTAAACAAATAGATGATTTTTGTAAAAAAGAAGCCATTCGATTAGAGTTGGATCATTTAGATGGTCCGCAAGGCGAAGTCGTGTGCTATTTATTTGAACAACAATCGCAAGTCATTTATCAAAAGCATATTGAAGAACATTTACACATTGAAAAATCAGTGGCGAGTCGTTTAATTAAACGAATGGAAAAAAATCAATTTATTCGCTTGGAGCAGCACCCTACAGACAAGCGCAAACAGTGTATTCGTTTGAGCGAGTTAGGGTATCAAAAATACAATCGGTTAAAAGAGTTTCGAAACATTTTACATGAAACCGTTTTTGCGAATATTGATAAGAAAGATTTAGACTGTGTTGTTGCAGTCTTTAAACAAATTTCAAAGAATTTACAGGAGGAACAACATGATTAA
- a CDS encoding metal ABC transporter permease, with product MLEIFEYEFMQRAFIVGTLIGIILPCIGLPMLLKRLAMIGDSLSHASLAGVTIGLSFGINPMVSAIVACVFAGFSIEAIRYRLKAYQEVSTVIILALGVGVAGLFSGFSGNGNAISSYLFGSIITINDGEFLVIVATALGVLLVYYAWFKQIFLVVFNPMSARLLGINVKVVNFVITILSAVAIALSAKAIGSLIVSSLLVIPVMTAMQYTKTYKKTLILSIVISLVCIYAGLLVSYYLNLKSGSVIVVLAVIGLMVSLLMKKK from the coding sequence ATGTTAGAAATTTTTGAATATGAGTTTATGCAACGTGCGTTTATTGTTGGTACGCTTATCGGTATCATTTTACCGTGCATTGGGTTGCCGATGTTACTCAAACGTTTAGCGATGATTGGAGATTCTTTATCGCACGCCTCGTTAGCCGGGGTGACGATTGGGCTAAGTTTTGGCATTAATCCAATGGTGTCCGCCATTGTAGCGTGTGTGTTCGCCGGATTTAGCATTGAAGCCATTCGCTATCGGTTAAAAGCGTATCAAGAAGTGTCCACTGTTATCATTTTAGCGCTCGGTGTCGGGGTTGCCGGTCTGTTTTCCGGTTTTTCGGGCAACGGGAACGCGATTAGTTCCTATTTGTTCGGCTCGATTATTACGATAAATGACGGTGAATTTTTAGTGATTGTAGCAACAGCTTTAGGGGTGTTGTTAGTGTACTATGCATGGTTTAAGCAAATCTTTTTAGTTGTCTTCAATCCAATGTCAGCGCGTTTATTAGGTATCAATGTAAAGGTAGTGAACTTTGTCATTACCATCTTATCGGCAGTTGCCATTGCATTGTCGGCTAAAGCGATTGGTTCGTTGATTGTGTCGTCTTTATTGGTGATACCGGTTATGACGGCAATGCAGTACACTAAAACCTACAAAAAAACATTAATCTTATCGATTGTCATATCGTTAGTGTGCATTTATGCGGGGTTACTCGTGTCATATTATTTAAATTTAAAATCTGGGTCAGTTATTGTCGTCTTGGCAGTAATTGGGTTAATGGTTTCGTTATTAATGAAAAAGAAATAG